Proteins from one Pseudarthrobacter sp. BIM B-2242 genomic window:
- the istA gene encoding IS21 family transposase, which yields MINLDDWAEIGHLFSTGKHSKREIGRIVGVSRGTVDRALESDRAPKYQRASGVSTFDAFAPRVRELLVKTPTRPAATLAERVGWSGSPSLFQAKVAAIRPEYAVPDPADRLVHEPGFQVQCDLWFPHEPLPVGEGQSDTPPMLVMMSAYSGFIQARMLPSRTTPDLLGGMWTLLRDAQAVPSRLLWDNESGIGRRKPTEPVAAFAGSLGLEIKLLPPRDPESKGMVERMNRFFRQRFMPGRDFRSPADFNDQLEDWLPKANHRYSRSRHGRPDELIVLDRERMRELPRVSPEALFLNAVRLPRDYYVRVFSNDYSVDPSFIGRIVDVVADLDTIWVTHDGVIIATHVRAWARHLVVTDPAHVARAAVMRRDFRTQRVHRPEPEEAVEVRDLAAYDEIFGIDLSNQPDLVLEVAS from the coding sequence GTGATCAATTTGGATGATTGGGCGGAGATAGGCCACCTGTTTTCGACGGGTAAGCACTCGAAGCGGGAGATCGGCAGGATCGTGGGGGTTTCCCGCGGAACGGTGGATCGGGCGCTGGAGTCGGACCGGGCGCCGAAGTATCAGCGGGCATCCGGAGTCTCGACTTTCGACGCGTTTGCCCCCAGGGTGCGGGAGCTGTTGGTGAAGACGCCGACGAGGCCGGCTGCGACGCTGGCGGAGCGGGTGGGCTGGTCCGGTTCCCCGTCGTTGTTCCAGGCCAAGGTGGCCGCGATCCGGCCTGAGTACGCCGTGCCGGACCCGGCTGATCGTTTGGTCCATGAACCGGGCTTCCAGGTCCAATGTGATCTGTGGTTCCCGCACGAGCCGCTGCCCGTCGGCGAGGGCCAGTCGGACACGCCGCCGATGCTGGTGATGATGTCAGCGTACTCCGGTTTCATCCAGGCGCGGATGTTGCCGTCGCGGACGACGCCGGACCTTCTGGGCGGGATGTGGACTCTGCTGCGGGACGCGCAGGCCGTCCCGTCGCGGCTGTTGTGGGACAACGAGTCCGGCATCGGCAGGCGCAAACCGACAGAGCCGGTGGCCGCGTTCGCCGGCTCCCTGGGATTGGAGATCAAGCTACTTCCGCCGCGGGATCCGGAGTCCAAGGGCATGGTCGAGCGGATGAACAGGTTCTTCCGACAGCGCTTCATGCCGGGCCGGGATTTCCGCTCACCCGCGGATTTCAACGACCAGTTGGAGGACTGGCTGCCCAAGGCCAATCACCGGTACTCCCGGTCCCGTCACGGACGCCCGGACGAGCTGATCGTCCTGGACCGAGAGAGGATGCGGGAACTGCCGCGGGTGTCCCCGGAGGCGTTGTTCCTCAACGCGGTGCGCCTGCCCCGGGATTACTACGTGCGGGTGTTTTCCAACGACTATTCGGTGGACCCCTCGTTCATCGGCCGGATCGTTGATGTCGTCGCTGACCTGGACACCATCTGGGTCACCCATGACGGGGTCATCATCGCCACCCACGTCCGAGCATGGGCCCGGCACCTGGTGGTGACCGATCCCGCCCATGTGGCCCGTGCGGCAGTGATGCGCCGGGACTTCCGGACCCAGCGAGTGCACCGCCCCGAACCCGAGGAAGCAGTGGAAGTGAGGGATTTGGCCGCCTACGACGAGATCTTCGGCATCGACCTGAGCAATCAGCCGGACCTGGTTCTGGAGGTGGCGTCATGA
- the istB gene encoding IS21-like element helper ATPase IstB, whose protein sequence is MTGTASQIEYYARALRAPRISDGFRRLGYQARDAGWSHEEYLAAVLSREVAEREASGAATRIKAAGFPAHKDLEDFNFDHQPSADRNLIAHLGTGVFLSEAKNVVLLGPSGTGKTHLAVGIGIKAAKAGHRVLFDSATGWVARLQEAHSRGKLTQELVKLRRYGLLIVDEVGYIPFDQDAANLFFQLVSSRYEHASMILTYNLPFARWGDVFGDLTIASAMIDRIVHHADVISLKGNSYRLKKHQPDASTAQ, encoded by the coding sequence ATGACCGGGACAGCATCACAAATCGAGTACTACGCCCGGGCCCTGCGCGCACCGCGGATCAGCGACGGGTTCCGGCGCCTCGGGTACCAGGCCAGGGACGCCGGCTGGTCCCATGAAGAGTACCTGGCCGCGGTCCTCTCCCGGGAAGTCGCCGAACGCGAAGCCTCCGGAGCGGCGACACGGATCAAGGCAGCGGGGTTCCCGGCCCACAAGGACCTGGAGGATTTCAACTTTGATCACCAGCCCTCCGCGGACCGAAACCTCATCGCGCATCTGGGCACCGGGGTGTTCCTCTCCGAGGCCAAAAACGTGGTCCTGCTCGGACCTTCAGGCACCGGCAAAACCCACCTCGCGGTCGGCATCGGTATCAAGGCCGCCAAGGCCGGGCACCGGGTTCTCTTCGACTCGGCCACCGGTTGGGTCGCCCGGCTCCAGGAGGCCCACTCCCGCGGGAAACTCACCCAGGAACTGGTCAAACTCCGCCGCTATGGATTACTCATAGTCGATGAAGTCGGCTATATCCCGTTCGATCAGGACGCCGCGAACCTGTTCTTCCAGCTCGTCTCCAGCCGCTACGAACACGCCTCCATGATCCTGACGTACAACCTCCCATTCGCCCGCTGGGGCGACGTCTTCGGAGACCTGACCATTGCCTCAGCCATGATCGACCGTATCGTCCACCACGCCGACGTCATCAGCCTCAAAGGCAACAGCTACCGGCTCAAGAAGCACCAACCCGACGCCAGTACGGCACAATAG
- a CDS encoding acyltransferase family protein encodes MKIRPTEVRTSAPHKNRNGFRADIQALRALAVVLVVLGHLWPGRLTGGYVGVDVFFVISGFLITTHLSKEIFSTGQLNFAAFYSKRIRRLLPAALLVLIISLVAAVFVLPFSRWGDTALQTVASAFYVENWLLAANAVDYSASTNSATVAQHFWSLSVEEQFYLAWPLVLVAFAALAGRIGINRRTAMVYGIAAMTVGSLVLSSYLANAGRHEAYFYTPVRLWEFGIGAGLALIAPRIRLNGLTANVASIVGLIAIAGSGIAFNPQTPFPGTAALVPVVGTAMVIAGGMRREPQWLSRATSLPAVQFVGNISYSLYLWHWPLIVLGPFALGAELQTPSKVLLLIVSVLLAWGTKLWVEDKGIQFKPKSRPALKTIAWMLVSMAVIAAAGAGVGQAQQARAAEAERITFEQRSSPCYGPRAMDRPEDCDDKFGKPLVSTMSDANNYYSTPPECGDHQDILLVGDKKTTKFCDFSKGAENPTTVWLVGDSHAQQWQAPMLDLAKSNKWILKISYLGGCPPAAVSYMGYGSAGDETSINECRSWSRAMVATVAADQPEYVFTSSFARNELVDDGSGRSPTEQYAEGFRAVWDTWTVGGSRVVVLADPPLNVDVRSADCVQLHVDNPAECAVARRIAAPEDPMVSAARTYESESLTLVDLTDYFCDSNSCYGAIGGVVVYYDANHLNKEFSRLLRPMIEAQL; translated from the coding sequence GTGAAAATCCGTCCGACCGAGGTCCGAACATCGGCGCCGCATAAGAATCGGAATGGCTTTAGAGCGGACATACAGGCGCTTCGCGCCCTGGCGGTCGTGCTGGTTGTGCTCGGGCACCTTTGGCCTGGCCGCCTAACAGGCGGCTATGTTGGTGTGGATGTCTTCTTTGTCATATCGGGGTTTCTTATCACGACTCATCTGTCCAAGGAGATTTTCTCAACCGGACAGCTCAACTTTGCAGCTTTCTACTCGAAACGCATTCGTCGGCTCCTTCCTGCTGCTCTCTTAGTTCTGATTATCTCCTTGGTCGCAGCGGTGTTCGTTCTTCCCTTTTCAAGATGGGGCGACACCGCACTGCAGACCGTTGCCAGTGCCTTCTACGTAGAGAACTGGCTGCTTGCCGCTAACGCCGTCGACTATTCTGCCTCAACAAATTCGGCCACCGTAGCCCAGCACTTTTGGTCATTATCCGTGGAGGAACAGTTCTATCTCGCTTGGCCCCTCGTTCTGGTTGCGTTTGCAGCGTTGGCCGGGCGGATTGGAATCAACCGGCGTACTGCAATGGTTTACGGTATTGCGGCGATGACCGTCGGATCACTGGTTCTGTCTTCTTACCTCGCAAATGCCGGTCGGCACGAAGCTTACTTCTACACACCCGTGCGGCTTTGGGAATTCGGCATCGGTGCCGGGTTGGCGTTGATTGCTCCACGTATACGACTAAACGGTTTGACCGCTAACGTTGCTTCTATCGTTGGGTTAATCGCTATAGCAGGCAGCGGAATTGCCTTCAACCCTCAGACTCCGTTTCCGGGCACTGCTGCCCTCGTGCCCGTCGTTGGTACGGCGATGGTTATCGCTGGCGGAATGAGACGAGAACCTCAGTGGCTCAGCAGGGCCACGTCGTTGCCGGCGGTGCAATTTGTTGGCAATATCTCGTATTCGCTATATCTGTGGCACTGGCCGCTAATAGTGTTAGGTCCTTTTGCGCTTGGTGCTGAACTGCAGACTCCTAGCAAGGTTTTGTTGCTTATCGTTTCTGTGTTGTTAGCTTGGGGGACGAAGCTATGGGTCGAAGACAAAGGCATACAGTTTAAGCCGAAGTCCAGACCCGCCCTTAAGACGATCGCTTGGATGCTAGTGAGTATGGCTGTCATCGCCGCAGCAGGGGCAGGCGTTGGGCAGGCCCAGCAAGCCCGTGCTGCCGAAGCTGAACGAATCACTTTTGAACAAAGGTCATCGCCTTGTTACGGTCCTCGAGCGATGGATCGGCCTGAGGACTGTGACGATAAATTCGGTAAGCCTCTTGTTTCAACCATGAGCGATGCCAATAACTACTATTCGACACCACCTGAATGTGGAGATCATCAAGACATTCTCCTCGTCGGTGACAAGAAGACAACAAAATTTTGCGACTTTTCTAAGGGCGCTGAAAATCCGACGACTGTATGGCTGGTGGGCGACTCCCATGCCCAACAATGGCAGGCTCCAATGCTGGATCTTGCAAAGAGCAACAAGTGGATTCTGAAGATCAGCTACCTTGGCGGCTGCCCGCCAGCAGCTGTTTCTTACATGGGTTACGGATCAGCTGGGGACGAGACCAGCATTAACGAGTGCAGGTCCTGGAGCCGTGCCATGGTCGCCACTGTCGCCGCAGACCAGCCTGAATACGTCTTCACCTCGTCTTTCGCTCGCAACGAGTTGGTCGACGATGGCTCGGGAAGGTCCCCGACCGAGCAATACGCTGAGGGCTTCCGAGCCGTTTGGGACACTTGGACAGTTGGTGGCAGCAGGGTGGTGGTTCTGGCGGACCCGCCCCTAAACGTTGATGTTAGGTCTGCCGACTGCGTACAGCTCCATGTGGATAATCCAGCGGAGTGTGCAGTGGCCCGCCGGATCGCTGCTCCGGAAGACCCAATGGTATCTGCGGCCAGGACATATGAGAGTGAGTCGTTGACTTTAGTTGATTTGACGGACTACTTCTGTGACTCAAATAGCTGTTACGGTGCCATCGGTGGCGTGGTGGTTTACTACGATGCCAATCATCTAAACAAGGAATTCAGCCGGCTGCTCCGCCCTATGATCGAGGCCCAGCTGTAG
- a CDS encoding polysaccharide pyruvyl transferase family protein, with the protein MTENLYLVASGGNPNYGDELIVASWLRFLARVRPDATVWLDCPQPGTASALFAGIHPGFHATNTLWRSCAEAPDQSAQAVWEHVDNAVTRGGTPMYDVGLMALGQADSIHLLGGGYVNGVWPDHVGLVAGMAAAQRLNGCRLAGSGLGLMPLPENAEQLAKTFGDFSDVTVRDDASAEFLGLETGLDDVFLGILHELRRSAESPLVQSRAKDVMLCIQSDMTDADTFSRLRDKLRVVVENSMAAGLSVGYAEAIPGSDRRMFDALGGIIPEENFVPFTQVWNDGLPVRRGQQWYTTRFHPHMVAAAAGAKGVAIGILDDYYDIKHRSLLDLGSGWTYASASSHNELPEPTGSPEFEATAARLASRKRTEALALYPVR; encoded by the coding sequence ATGACTGAAAACCTCTACCTCGTTGCTTCCGGAGGGAATCCTAACTACGGCGATGAACTGATCGTGGCCTCTTGGCTGCGATTTCTGGCCCGCGTCCGACCCGATGCCACTGTTTGGCTGGACTGCCCTCAGCCGGGTACCGCAAGCGCCCTGTTCGCTGGAATCCATCCCGGGTTCCACGCCACCAACACCCTCTGGCGTTCTTGCGCAGAAGCCCCCGACCAGTCTGCCCAGGCCGTATGGGAGCATGTGGACAATGCAGTAACCCGCGGCGGTACGCCAATGTATGACGTCGGGCTCATGGCGTTGGGGCAGGCGGATTCGATCCATCTTCTGGGCGGGGGCTACGTGAACGGGGTTTGGCCGGACCACGTGGGGCTGGTCGCGGGAATGGCCGCGGCGCAAAGGCTGAACGGATGCAGGCTCGCAGGTTCTGGGCTCGGCCTCATGCCGCTACCTGAGAACGCGGAACAATTAGCAAAGACTTTTGGGGACTTCTCGGACGTCACCGTCCGCGACGACGCCAGTGCAGAATTCCTTGGCTTAGAAACGGGACTGGACGATGTCTTCCTGGGCATTCTCCATGAGCTACGACGGAGCGCTGAGTCCCCCCTCGTTCAGTCCCGTGCCAAAGACGTGATGCTTTGCATCCAGAGCGATATGACCGACGCAGATACCTTCTCACGGCTCAGGGACAAACTGCGGGTAGTTGTCGAAAACTCTATGGCCGCAGGCCTCTCTGTCGGTTACGCGGAGGCAATCCCGGGCTCCGATCGGAGGATGTTTGACGCCCTTGGCGGGATCATCCCGGAAGAGAACTTCGTCCCGTTTACGCAGGTCTGGAACGATGGCTTGCCTGTCCGCCGGGGACAACAGTGGTACACCACCAGGTTTCATCCGCACATGGTTGCTGCGGCCGCGGGGGCGAAGGGCGTGGCCATCGGCATCCTCGACGACTACTACGACATCAAGCATCGCTCGCTACTGGATCTGGGTTCCGGCTGGACCTACGCGTCCGCAAGCAGCCACAACGAACTTCCTGAACCCACCGGCTCCCCGGAATTCGAAGCTACCGCGGCCCGGTTGGCGAGCAGGAAGAGAACGGAAGCCCTGGCATTGTATCCGGTCCGCTGA
- a CDS encoding glycosyltransferase family 2 protein has product MTEQVAAVVVTYNRVDKLGRVLDSILAQTRPVDRLIVIDNASTDSTPQLLSVYDDDPRVEIVRLDSNTGGAGGFSAGMERAYERGADWVWIMDDDCYTDETALERLLSGHAEAEQELGRNVPYSCSLVRYTDGSICEMNNAGATWDWGRLIAKGQQAVLITNCSFVSVLIPRRSIAKFGLPLVDYFIWFDDMEYTLRISADGPGVQILDSLVTHDMPTNRGVNFGDLNPGNAWKFFYGARNESSYRWHHDDKLAWMRFVITTFAWMIRGGVGRRLQLRVAKRILAGIKFDPKPKMARTVR; this is encoded by the coding sequence ATGACCGAGCAGGTCGCAGCCGTAGTAGTCACATATAACCGGGTTGACAAGCTCGGAAGGGTGCTCGACTCTATTCTGGCCCAGACGCGGCCCGTGGACCGCCTTATCGTGATCGACAACGCGAGCACGGATTCAACCCCACAGCTGTTGTCCGTGTACGACGACGATCCCCGGGTGGAGATCGTTCGTTTGGATTCCAACACCGGCGGAGCAGGCGGTTTTTCGGCGGGCATGGAACGCGCTTACGAGCGCGGCGCCGACTGGGTGTGGATCATGGACGACGATTGCTACACGGATGAAACGGCTCTTGAAAGGCTTCTGAGTGGCCATGCTGAAGCCGAGCAGGAACTGGGGCGCAACGTGCCGTACAGCTGCTCCCTGGTCCGCTACACCGACGGCTCAATCTGCGAAATGAACAACGCTGGCGCCACGTGGGACTGGGGACGGCTAATCGCTAAAGGCCAGCAGGCTGTCCTGATCACCAACTGCTCGTTCGTGTCGGTACTGATTCCTCGCCGGTCCATCGCAAAATTCGGACTGCCGTTGGTGGATTACTTCATCTGGTTCGACGATATGGAATACACGCTTCGCATTAGTGCTGATGGACCTGGTGTTCAGATTCTGGACAGCCTTGTCACTCACGACATGCCAACGAACCGCGGCGTTAACTTCGGCGACCTGAATCCAGGGAACGCCTGGAAGTTTTTCTATGGTGCGCGCAACGAATCGTCGTACCGGTGGCACCACGATGACAAGCTGGCTTGGATGAGGTTCGTGATCACAACCTTTGCATGGATGATTAGGGGCGGGGTAGGGCGCCGCCTGCAGCTCAGGGTTGCAAAACGCATCCTTGCAGGCATCAAGTTCGATCCAAAACCGAAGATGGCCCGTACTGTTCGATAA
- a CDS encoding glycosyltransferase, with the protein MNNAHKLFETIDDGGSGLAGGEGRLSDRELGLLVGGLNYHSLIQPGREFKVIVLRAPDGEFPRLTGYACHQHEWEPNRTVVCAVGVKSTLPAPVSADSQIIPLVLDLGGESSEGGTNFYDRPGRKAKVLRVARFGAPIAFDALRQGLTDYYEKRVTPFRRPHRMAPLESTTPSLGPSQQGVPAIIFGLHWLEMGGAERWAIETIALAREAGFLPIVLTDRESAHPWIVRPELDGALVLPVNLPISAEEESALLLALLTHFSVQGIHVHHNGWLYHRLPWFKAMDPRIRTVDSLHIIEWRTGGFVEVAVKLSNAIDMHHVISPQLRDYMVLQRDVPKAKVSLAPLYGLNEISAAAKVEKEPGRPFTVSFVGRLSQQKRPYLFLRYAAQLKRSTDQDIRFILHGSGTLEKETAQLVAKYGLTDHLELRQPPHSVDETLAESDLLVISSDNEGLTLTTFEATAHDVAVLSTDVGSQASLVSARALVPRQPLAFIKEAVERTKAIMASDELREQIVEEQRQKIAALKELPDARTWTTELYEGWKA; encoded by the coding sequence ATGAACAATGCCCATAAGCTCTTTGAAACAATCGACGACGGCGGCTCCGGCCTCGCCGGTGGCGAAGGCCGGCTCTCGGACAGGGAGCTCGGACTCCTCGTTGGCGGGTTGAACTATCACTCGCTGATACAGCCTGGCCGTGAGTTCAAGGTCATTGTCCTCCGCGCACCGGACGGCGAGTTTCCTCGCCTGACCGGATACGCGTGCCACCAGCACGAGTGGGAGCCTAACCGTACCGTCGTTTGCGCAGTGGGCGTCAAAAGCACACTCCCAGCACCGGTGTCAGCCGATTCGCAGATCATTCCCTTGGTCCTGGACTTGGGTGGAGAAAGCTCAGAGGGCGGAACAAACTTTTACGACCGCCCTGGCCGGAAAGCCAAAGTATTGCGGGTTGCCCGATTTGGTGCACCGATCGCATTCGACGCGCTGCGCCAAGGACTTACTGACTACTACGAAAAGCGCGTTACCCCTTTCCGCCGTCCGCACCGTATGGCTCCTCTGGAATCGACGACGCCGTCTCTCGGCCCGTCTCAGCAAGGGGTGCCGGCGATCATCTTTGGGCTGCACTGGCTTGAGATGGGTGGTGCAGAGCGATGGGCCATCGAAACCATCGCGTTGGCCCGCGAAGCCGGCTTTCTGCCCATCGTTCTAACTGACCGCGAGTCAGCCCACCCGTGGATCGTTCGGCCTGAACTGGATGGGGCGCTTGTCCTGCCGGTAAATCTGCCTATTTCCGCCGAAGAAGAGTCCGCTCTGTTGCTGGCACTGCTGACGCACTTCTCCGTTCAAGGCATTCATGTCCACCACAATGGCTGGTTGTATCACCGCCTTCCATGGTTCAAGGCCATGGATCCTCGGATCAGGACGGTCGACTCGTTACATATCATCGAGTGGCGGACCGGCGGATTTGTTGAAGTAGCGGTCAAGCTGTCGAATGCAATAGACATGCACCACGTCATCTCGCCGCAGCTGAGGGATTATATGGTCCTGCAGCGCGATGTTCCGAAGGCAAAGGTTTCACTCGCTCCGCTCTACGGGCTGAACGAAATCTCTGCCGCCGCGAAAGTTGAGAAGGAACCGGGACGCCCCTTCACGGTGTCCTTCGTCGGGCGTCTCAGCCAGCAGAAGCGCCCGTATCTGTTTCTGCGCTACGCAGCGCAGCTGAAGCGCTCCACGGACCAGGACATCCGGTTCATCCTCCACGGCTCCGGCACTTTGGAAAAGGAGACCGCGCAACTTGTCGCGAAATATGGGCTGACGGATCACCTTGAACTGCGCCAGCCACCGCATTCCGTAGACGAAACGCTTGCTGAATCGGACCTTCTCGTTATTTCCTCAGATAATGAGGGACTCACCCTGACGACGTTCGAGGCGACAGCCCACGACGTCGCCGTCCTCTCTACCGATGTCGGTTCCCAAGCTTCTTTGGTTTCCGCCCGGGCGCTGGTGCCGAGGCAACCGCTGGCGTTTATCAAGGAAGCCGTGGAGCGCACGAAGGCGATCATGGCGTCAGACGAGCTACGCGAGCAGATCGTAGAAGAACAAAGGCAGAAGATTGCTGCGCTGAAGGAACTTCCCGACGCACGGACCTGGACCACAGAACTTTACGAAGGATGGAAAGCATGA
- a CDS encoding ABC transporter ATP-binding protein: MPEAIVVENVSKRFNLRHTRSLKETVVWLFKGRRGDLSSTFMALDGVDVKVDSGESVALLGFNGSGKSTLLKLISGVMSSDTGSIRTRGKVAGLIEVGAGFHPDLTGRENVYLNGVILGMTEQETADRFDEIVEFSEIGKFIDTEVKFYSSGMFLRLAFSVAVHTKPDVFLIDEILSVGDEPFQKKCLARIQELRETGTTLVVVSHDLDMVSKVCDRGVVLQKGIKIADGPIEDAVRLLREG, from the coding sequence ATGCCGGAAGCTATTGTCGTTGAGAATGTTTCAAAACGGTTCAACCTCCGCCACACGCGGTCCCTGAAGGAAACGGTTGTATGGCTGTTTAAGGGCCGCCGGGGTGATCTGTCGTCAACCTTTATGGCGCTCGACGGAGTCGACGTCAAGGTGGACTCCGGGGAATCCGTTGCTTTGCTGGGGTTCAACGGCTCGGGCAAATCAACGCTGCTGAAGCTCATTTCCGGCGTGATGAGTTCTGACACGGGCAGTATCCGTACCCGCGGAAAAGTTGCGGGCCTCATCGAGGTCGGAGCGGGTTTCCACCCGGATCTGACAGGCAGGGAAAACGTCTACCTCAATGGTGTGATCCTGGGGATGACAGAGCAGGAAACGGCCGACAGGTTCGATGAGATCGTTGAGTTCTCCGAAATCGGAAAGTTCATCGACACCGAAGTGAAGTTCTACTCTTCCGGAATGTTTCTGCGCCTGGCCTTCTCTGTCGCGGTTCACACCAAGCCTGACGTCTTCCTGATCGATGAGATCCTCTCGGTTGGTGATGAGCCTTTCCAGAAGAAGTGCCTGGCACGGATCCAGGAGCTCCGGGAGACGGGAACCACGTTGGTAGTCGTCAGCCACGATCTGGACATGGTTAGCAAGGTCTGTGACCGTGGCGTGGTGCTCCAAAAGGGCATCAAGATTGCCGATGGCCCCATCGAAGATGCGGTCCGCCTCTTGCGAGAAGGCTAA
- a CDS encoding ABC transporter permease — translation MSGELLAAPDNGGGLLDVIRRRGLLRLIVRKELKVRYRSSFLGLLWSYVRPAVQFVVFYFALGVFLGLNKQPNFVIYMFSGIILVNFFSEAFGQATRSVVANGALVKKIYLPRELFPVASVWVAIVHFLPQFLILLAACFFFGWTPSVNQLIGAVGAFVMVTILSLGLGLLFAAANVMFRDSENIVDLMLMMATWLSPVLYAWYLVRDTLGETFYFFYQLNPMTIAVELFHAAFWSPTAAVRMAPEGARLPDNLLSIWLPVGLVISLLILALGQSVFRRLEGRFAQEL, via the coding sequence ATGAGTGGTGAGCTACTTGCCGCCCCCGACAACGGCGGCGGGCTCCTTGACGTCATTCGCCGTCGCGGTTTGCTTCGCCTTATCGTCCGAAAAGAACTCAAGGTCAGGTACCGAAGTTCCTTTCTTGGCCTGCTCTGGTCCTACGTGCGGCCGGCTGTGCAGTTCGTGGTCTTCTATTTCGCACTGGGAGTCTTCCTGGGGCTCAACAAGCAGCCGAACTTCGTCATTTACATGTTCTCCGGGATTATCCTGGTGAATTTCTTCTCCGAAGCGTTCGGGCAGGCGACACGTTCCGTTGTTGCCAATGGCGCCTTGGTGAAGAAGATCTACCTTCCCCGCGAATTGTTTCCGGTTGCATCGGTCTGGGTCGCCATAGTGCATTTCCTGCCTCAGTTCCTGATTTTGCTGGCCGCGTGCTTCTTCTTCGGCTGGACGCCCAGCGTGAATCAGCTGATTGGCGCGGTAGGGGCATTTGTTATGGTCACCATTCTGTCGCTTGGCCTCGGACTGCTGTTTGCAGCCGCAAATGTGATGTTCCGCGACTCAGAGAACATCGTTGACCTCATGCTGATGATGGCTACATGGCTCTCCCCGGTTCTCTACGCCTGGTACTTGGTCCGGGACACGCTTGGGGAAACGTTCTACTTCTTTTACCAGCTGAATCCGATGACCATTGCGGTGGAACTCTTTCACGCCGCTTTCTGGTCACCGACGGCAGCCGTCAGGATGGCGCCGGAGGGTGCCCGCTTGCCGGACAACCTTCTTTCCATCTGGCTGCCGGTGGGCCTGGTTATTTCCTTGTTGATCCTGGCCTTGGGGCAGTCCGTATTCCGACGCCTTGAGGGCAGATTTGCGCAGGAGCTGTAA
- the glf gene encoding UDP-galactopyranose mutase, which translates to MTADLVIVGSGFFGLTIAEQAATELGLKVVVLDRRHHIGGNAYSEKEEQTGIEVHRYGAHLFHTSNERVWEYVNRFTSFTNYVHKVYGVHKGEVYSLPINLATINQFFRANLTPGQAQALIQEQAGELAGTDPQNLNDKGIQLIGRPLYEAFIKHYTGKQWQTDPKDLPAGIISRLPVRYNYDNRYFNDKYEGLPTNGYTAWIEKMAEHPNIEVRLNTDFFDESHEYSKNKVVGSIPVIYTGPVDRYFDFAEGDLSWRTIDFEEEVLDVGDFQGTSVVNYNDADVAYTRIIEPRHFHPEREYQTEKTVIMREFSRAAEKGDEPYYPINTSADRERLLKYRDLAAAEKDVLFGGRLGTYKYLDMHMAIGSALTMFDNQIRPHFEGGAKIESGGVDV; encoded by the coding sequence GTGACCGCTGACCTCGTCATCGTAGGGTCTGGCTTTTTCGGCCTGACAATCGCAGAACAGGCCGCTACCGAACTCGGCTTGAAGGTGGTTGTCCTCGACCGCCGGCACCACATTGGTGGCAACGCGTATAGCGAAAAGGAAGAGCAGACGGGCATCGAAGTGCACCGCTACGGAGCACACCTGTTTCACACTTCCAACGAGCGTGTCTGGGAGTATGTGAACCGCTTTACCAGCTTCACCAACTACGTCCACAAGGTCTACGGCGTGCACAAGGGCGAGGTCTACTCGCTTCCCATCAACTTGGCGACTATCAACCAGTTTTTCCGTGCAAATCTGACGCCGGGCCAGGCACAAGCGTTGATCCAGGAGCAGGCGGGCGAACTCGCCGGTACCGATCCGCAGAACCTGAACGACAAGGGCATCCAGCTGATCGGCCGGCCGCTGTACGAGGCGTTCATCAAGCACTACACCGGCAAGCAGTGGCAGACCGATCCCAAGGACTTGCCCGCAGGCATCATCTCCCGCCTCCCGGTGCGGTACAACTACGACAACCGCTACTTCAACGACAAGTACGAGGGCCTGCCGACGAACGGCTACACGGCCTGGATCGAAAAAATGGCGGAACACCCGAACATCGAAGTTCGCCTGAACACCGACTTCTTCGACGAGTCGCACGAGTACAGCAAGAACAAAGTTGTCGGCAGTATCCCGGTGATTTATACCGGCCCCGTTGACCGTTACTTCGACTTTGCCGAAGGCGACCTTTCTTGGCGGACCATCGACTTCGAAGAAGAAGTTCTCGACGTCGGCGACTTTCAGGGGACGTCCGTGGTCAATTACAACGACGCCGACGTGGCCTACACGCGCATCATCGAACCGCGCCACTTCCACCCAGAACGTGAATACCAGACAGAAAAGACCGTCATTATGCGCGAATTTTCCCGCGCGGCTGAAAAGGGCGACGAACCGTATTACCCCATCAATACCTCTGCAGACCGGGAACGGCTGCTCAAGTACCGTGATCTTGCGGCGGCGGAGAAGGACGTTCTGTTTGGTGGGCGCCTCGGTACCTACAAGTACCTCGACATGCATATGGCTATCGGCTCGGCATTGACGATGTTCGACAACCAAATCCGCCCGCATTTCGAGGGTGGCGCCAAGATCGAAAGCGGAGGCGTGGACGTATGA